In Halorhodospira halophila, the genomic stretch GGTGCCGAAGAGCAGTGCGGCAAGCATACGGTCGGCAGCGGTGGGGCCGCGGTGGACGCGCCACAGCCCGGCGAGGAGGTTGAGCAACAGAAAGACGGCGAGACCCAGATAGAGCATCTGCACGGCGCTTACCTCATGCGGCGGCACCGGTGGTGGTCCCGCTCAGGCCGTAGACCGCAGCCACGCGGCGCTCCAGCCCGGCGACCTCGTCTTCGGCCTGCGGGGTGATGGCGTGAACGATGAGGATATCGCCCTCCAGATCGGCGGCCAAGGAGCCGGGGAGCAGACTCAGGGCCGCGACCAGGGCCACCCGTGGCTCGCCGGGGGGCAGCTCGACGGCGTAGCGCAGCCAGTGGCTGTGGATGGGCATGCGCGGATGCATGGCGCGGTAGGCGACATCCACGGCACCGATCAGCGAGCGCACTAGGAAGAAACCGGCAAAGCGCAGTGCCGGCAGGGGGTACCAGGGGTGGATGCGCCGGCCGGCGAAGTAGACGCCAACCCCGGCGGCGGCAAGGATCGTGGCGACGCCGAGCACGCCGCCAAGCCGCCCCTCGGCAAGGATCAGCCAGAGCAGCAGCATGACCGCCGCCGCTCGCAGGGTGCGGCCCAGCCACACCGCGGGGCCGGGCCGGGAGGCGGGGCCTGGCGCCGCCGGCGGGACCACGGGCTAACTCTCGGCGCCCTGGGCCCGGGCGCGCTCGGCGGTCTCGGCACGGCGGCGCTGCTCGGCCTCCCGGTTGCGGCCGCCATCGACCTCGCGCCAGCCCTGGCCGTGCTGGAGGATCAGGGCGGCGAGTGCATCGAGGTGATCGGGGCGGTCATTGAGCGCCGGGATGTAGGAGAGGCGCTCGCCGCCGCTCTCCTCGAAGTACTCGCGGTTCTCGCCGGCGATCTCCTCGAGGGTTTCAAGGCAGTCGGCGGAGAAGCCGGGGCAGACGACATCCAGGTGCTTGACGCCGGACCGGGCGAGTTCGGTGACCGTCTCGTCGGTGTACGGCTTGAGCCACTCCTCGTTGCCGAAGCGCGACTGGAAGGTCACATCCCAGGTGCCCGGCTCCAGGCCCAGTTCCTCGGCCACCAGTCGCGAGGTCTTCAGGCACTGGCAGTGGTACGGGTCGCCGTCGAGCAGGTAGCGCTCCGGCACGCCGTGGTAGGAGAAGAGCAGCCGCTCGCCGCGCCCCTCGCGCTCCCAGTGCTCGCGGATCGAGCGGGCCAGGGCCTGGATGTAGACCGGCTCGTCGTGGTATTGACCGACCATGCGCAGTTCCGGCACCCACCGCCAGCCCATCAGCTCGCGCGCCACAGCGTCGAAGGTGGAGCCGGTGGTGGAGGCGGAGTACTGCGGGTAGAGCGGCAGTACCAGGATCCGCCGCGCCCCGGACTCGCGCAGCCGGCGCAGGGCCGCCGGGATGGACGGGTTGCCGTAGCGCATGCCCAGCTCCACGACGAAGGGGCCGCGATCGTTCATCGCCTGCAGGCGCTGGCGGATGCCGGCCGCCTGGCGCTGACCGATGCTCAGCAGCGGCGAGCCGTCCTCCTCCCACACCTCGCCGTAGGCGGCCGCGGACTTCTTCGGGCGGGTGCGCAGCACGATGCCGTAGAGGATCGGCCACCAGCGCCAGCGCGGGATCTCAATGACCCGCGGATCCGAGAGGAACTGGCGCAGATAGCGGCGCAGGGCCGGTTCCGTCGGCTCGTCCGGGGTGCCCAGGTTGGCGACCAGGACCCCCACGGCGTGCGCTTCATCGTGCTGGAACGTGCTCTTCGCGGAATAGAGTTTCATAGGGCCCGGAGCATATCAGGAGCGGGCTTGGCTTGGGGAGTTCAGCAGCGCCCGGATGGGGCGAAAATTCTGCATCGTATACATATCTGTCATTAATTACGGCGCGATTGGAGGCTGACCCGGGCACCGCCGGGCGGGTAGACTGCGCGGCACGACAAGGCAAACGGCTGGATCAAGGCAATGAGCAACAAGACCCGTGTACTCTTCCTGTCCAACAGCAACGCCTGCCGCTCGCAGATGGCCGAGGGCTTTGCCGAGAACCTCGCCGGCCATCTGATCGAGCCCTGCTCGGCGGGGATCGCGCCGGCGCAGGAGCTCGACCCGCGGGCGGCCAAGGTGATGAGCGAGGACTGGACGGACATCTCGTCCAAGGCGCCGAAGGCGCTGGACCCGGCGGTGCTTGAGCAGGTGGACATGTTGATCACCCTCTCCGAGGAGGCGCAGGAGGCCTGCCCGGAGCTGCCCAAGGGTGTGGAACACCGCCACTGGCCGACCAACGACCCGGCGCAGGCCGGCGCCGACGACGATACGCAGGCGATGAACGCCTACCGTGATGCGCAGGACGAGATCAAGGAGAACATCCTGTTCCTGCTTAACGAGGTGCGCGGCGGGATCGACGAGTTCGAGATCTAAGATCCCGCTGCCCTGCCCCGGCGGCCGGCTCAGCCGTCCTGTAGGCGGCTGAGGGCCTCTCGGGCGCGCTCGCCGTAGAAGCCTTCGGCGCTGGCCGCCTTCTCGTAGTTGGCGATGGCGGCGTCGCGGGCGCCGTCGGCCTCGGCCATCTCTCCAAGCGCCAGGTGGGCCGGTGCGGTGGGCAGCAGGCGGGCCGAGCGGACCAGATCCTCGCGGGCGCGCTCGTCGTCGCCGCGGACCCGGTGCAGCAGGCCGCGGTCGAGGTGGTAGCTGAAATAGCCGTCGTTGCGCTCGATGGCGGCGTCGAAGGCGGTGATGGCCTGGTCCTTCTCGCCGAGACGGGCCAGGGCCTGGCCGCGCACGGCGTGGAAGGCGGCCTCTTCGGGATAGGCGTCGATGGCGGCGTCGGCCAGCTCCAGGGCCCGGCGGGGCTCTTTGGCACGCAGGGCCTGCTGCGCCTCGTCGTGCCGGGCGTAGGCCTCGCTGTTCTCCTCGAGCACGCGGATGTGCCGGGCGTAGCGCTCCCCGCCCAGGGTCCAGTCCTCGCCGCCGAGTTCCTCGCGCAGGACGCGAGCGGTCTCGCGGTTGGCCTGGACGCGCTCCCGGGACGGCGGATGGCTGGCAAAGAGCCCCTCAAGCCAGGAGGGCTCCCGGTCGCCGGCCAGGCGCACGAACTTCTCCTGCAGGGTGACGGCGGCCTCGGGGTCGTAGCCGGCCTTGGCCATGTAGCGGGTGCCGTAGTAATCCGCCTCGAGCTCGGCCTCGCGGGAGTAGCGCTGGCTGATCAGCCCCACGCCGACGCTGGCCCCGGCGACCAGCAGTCCGGAGAAATCGTGGTCCTGGGTAGCCAGGCCGACGGCGGCGACGCCGGCCTGCATGATCATGCCGCGCTCGACGCGCTGGGCACCGTGACGGGCGGCGGAATGGACGATCTCGTGGCCAAGCACGGCGGCCAGCTCGGCTTCATTCTCCATTTCGGTAAGCAGGCCGCGGTTGATGGCGATCTTGCCGCCGGGCAGGGCCCAGGCGTTGGGGGTGCCGTCGTTGAGGACGACAAACTCATAGGGCAACCCGGGGCGGTGGCTCTCGGCGGCGACGCGCTGGCCGACCTCGTCGACGTAGGCGACCAGCTCCGAGTCGGCGTTGTAGCGACCGCCCATGCTCTGGAGGGTGGGCTCGTAGTGCTGCTCGCCCATGGCGATCTCCTCGCTCTCGGAGATCAGCCGGAACTCCCGCTCACCGGTGACCGGGTTGACGCCGCAGCCGGACAAGCCCAGCGCCAGCAGCGCCACCGGAATCAGCCATCGCCAGACCTGTCTGCCCTGCATCTTTCCTCCCCTGCCGGGCTGCCGCCGCCCGGATCGTCGCTCCGAAACCGTGGTTCCGTTGTCGGACCTCCTCGACTATAGCGCACCCGCGTCCCGGGCCTCGCGCAACTGCGTGGCGTTGATCAGGAAGACACCGAAGCCGCCGCGCTCGAGCTCCACCCAGGTCAGCGGCAGGTGGCCGAAGGCCTCGGCCACGGCTTCCTCGGAGTCGCCCACCTCGACCACCAGCAGGCCGTCTTCGGTGAGCCGATCCGGGGCACCGCTGAGGATGCGGCGAACCACGTCGAGGCCGTCCTCGCCGGCGGCCAGGGCGTGGTGCGGCTCGTGGCGGTATTCGGCTGGCAGCGCGGCCATGGCCGGGGCATCCACGTAGGGGGGGTTGGTGACGATGAGCTGGTAACGCTGCTGCGGCAGGCCTTCGTAGACGTCGGACTGGATCAGGGCGACGCGCTCGTCCAGGTCGTGGCGGTGGACGTTGACCGCGGCCACCTCGAGGGCGTCGGCGTCGATGTCGGTGGCGTCGATGGCGGCGCCGGGGAAGGCGTAGGCGCAGGCGACGGCGATGCACCCGGAGCCGGTGCCGATCTCCAGCACGCGCTCGACGGCGTCCGGATCCAGCCAGGGCTGAAAGCCGCGCTCGACGAGTTCGGCAATCGGCGAGCGGGGCACCAGCACGCGCTGGTCGATGTAGAACGGCAATCCGGCAAAGAAGGTCTCGTGGGTGATGTAGGGCAGCGGCAGGCGCTCCTGGATACGCCGACGCACCCGGGCCATGACCGCCTCGCGCTCGCCGCGGGTCAGGCGCGCGCCCCAGTAGAGGTCGGGCAGGTCCGCCGGGAGGTGCAGCGCGTGCAGGGCCAGCGCAGCGGCCTCGTCGATGGCGTTGTCGGTGCCGTGGCCGTAGACCAGCCCGGCCTCGTTGAAGCGGCTGGCGGCGTAGCGGACGATGTCGCGCAGGGTCTCGAGACCCTCCGGGGCGTGGTCGATGGGCTCCACGGTGTTCCTCCCTTGGCGTTTGCGCTTCGGTTATGATGGCCGGTTACGGTGCCACTGCCCAGCGATCGATGCACGCGCTGTCGCGCGCTGGAACGGCTTGCGATTTTGGATCCGGGAGCGCCCATGCCGGCAAACCGTCCGCAACGAACCACCCGGCCCCTGCTCGGGGCCCTGCTGGCCGTCCTCTCGGTGCTGGCGGCGGTGATCGGCGTCGGCCTCGCCGCCACCGCCCTGCGCCCGGATCCGGGGGTGCCGGACATCCAGGGCACCTACCTGGAGGATGGCCGGCCCATCGCCGATTTCGTGCTCGAAGACCAGGACGGGAAGCGCTTTTCGTCCACCGACCTCCACGGCAAGTGGACGGTGCTGACCTTCGGGCACACCGAATCCCCGACCACCTGGGAGAACCTGGCGCTGCTGCACAGCGCCCGCGAGCAGCTGGCGCACACGCGGATGAGCGCGCGGCTGCAGGTGGCGCTGGTCAGCGTCAATCCCGATGACGGCCCGGACGAGCTGGCCGACTACGTGGGCCGCTATCCGGCCGCGTTCCACGGCATCAGTGGACCGGTGGCGCGGGTCCGCGAGCTTGCCGGCAGCGTCGGGGTGCGCTACATGGCGCCCAACGGCGGCAACGTGGACGACGGCTTCCACATCCAGCCGGAGGGAGCGCTGCTGGTGATCAACCCCCGCGGCAAGCTGGTGGCGCTGCTGATGCCCCCGCACCACCCGGAGCTGATCGCTCGGGATCTGTTCCGGCTGATGGAGCGCGAACGCGGCGGTTTCCTGCGCAACCTGCTAG encodes the following:
- a CDS encoding Na+/H+ antiporter subunit E — its product is MLLLWLILAEGRLGGVLGVATILAAAGVGVYFAGRRIHPWYPLPALRFAGFFLVRSLIGAVDVAYRAMHPRMPIHSHWLRYAVELPPGEPRVALVAALSLLPGSLAADLEGDILIVHAITPQAEDEVAGLERRVAAVYGLSGTTTGAAA
- the hemH gene encoding ferrochelatase → MKLYSAKSTFQHDEAHAVGVLVANLGTPDEPTEPALRRYLRQFLSDPRVIEIPRWRWWPILYGIVLRTRPKKSAAAYGEVWEEDGSPLLSIGQRQAAGIRQRLQAMNDRGPFVVELGMRYGNPSIPAALRRLRESGARRILVLPLYPQYSASTTGSTFDAVARELMGWRWVPELRMVGQYHDEPVYIQALARSIREHWEREGRGERLLFSYHGVPERYLLDGDPYHCQCLKTSRLVAEELGLEPGTWDVTFQSRFGNEEWLKPYTDETVTELARSGVKHLDVVCPGFSADCLETLEEIAGENREYFEESGGERLSYIPALNDRPDHLDALAALILQHGQGWREVDGGRNREAEQRRRAETAERARAQGAES
- a CDS encoding arsenate reductase ArsC, with protein sequence MSNKTRVLFLSNSNACRSQMAEGFAENLAGHLIEPCSAGIAPAQELDPRAAKVMSEDWTDISSKAPKALDPAVLEQVDMLITLSEEAQEACPELPKGVEHRHWPTNDPAQAGADDDTQAMNAYRDAQDEIKENILFLLNEVRGGIDEFEI
- a CDS encoding M48 family metalloprotease encodes the protein MQGRQVWRWLIPVALLALGLSGCGVNPVTGEREFRLISESEEIAMGEQHYEPTLQSMGGRYNADSELVAYVDEVGQRVAAESHRPGLPYEFVVLNDGTPNAWALPGGKIAINRGLLTEMENEAELAAVLGHEIVHSAARHGAQRVERGMIMQAGVAAVGLATQDHDFSGLLVAGASVGVGLISQRYSREAELEADYYGTRYMAKAGYDPEAAVTLQEKFVRLAGDREPSWLEGLFASHPPSRERVQANRETARVLREELGGEDWTLGGERYARHIRVLEENSEAYARHDEAQQALRAKEPRRALELADAAIDAYPEEAAFHAVRGQALARLGEKDQAITAFDAAIERNDGYFSYHLDRGLLHRVRGDDERAREDLVRSARLLPTAPAHLALGEMAEADGARDAAIANYEKAASAEGFYGERAREALSRLQDG
- the prmB gene encoding 50S ribosomal protein L3 N(5)-glutamine methyltransferase: MEPIDHAPEGLETLRDIVRYAASRFNEAGLVYGHGTDNAIDEAAALALHALHLPADLPDLYWGARLTRGEREAVMARVRRRIQERLPLPYITHETFFAGLPFYIDQRVLVPRSPIAELVERGFQPWLDPDAVERVLEIGTGSGCIAVACAYAFPGAAIDATDIDADALEVAAVNVHRHDLDERVALIQSDVYEGLPQQRYQLIVTNPPYVDAPAMAALPAEYRHEPHHALAAGEDGLDVVRRILSGAPDRLTEDGLLVVEVGDSEEAVAEAFGHLPLTWVELERGGFGVFLINATQLREARDAGAL
- a CDS encoding SCO family protein, producing MPANRPQRTTRPLLGALLAVLSVLAAVIGVGLAATALRPDPGVPDIQGTYLEDGRPIADFVLEDQDGKRFSSTDLHGKWTVLTFGHTESPTTWENLALLHSAREQLAHTRMSARLQVALVSVNPDDGPDELADYVGRYPAAFHGISGPVARVRELAGSVGVRYMAPNGGNVDDGFHIQPEGALLVINPRGKLVALLMPPHHPELIARDLFRLMERERGGFLRNLLESVRERVRE